The window AAAAAATTATATTTTTACGGGTTCAGGACAGTTCCGTTAGCACCAAGGCCTCCTGTTTTCAGAGTTACCATTTTGCTTCCCGTAGTTGCTGAATAGATGATCATTTCGCTTTCTGCTGTAAATTGCTTAACATCTGATGCAAAAATTCTTCCATCAATAACGTTAAATCCGTAAAGCGTAAAATAAGGCCCGCCATCTGCAGCTGTTAACAATGGAGCTGAAGGAATTGCTGGTGTAGCCAGGCTTGTTGTATACACTTTATTGGCAGAGCTGAAGTAGATTTTATCGTTATCAATCTGAAGGTTTGTAGCATTTGGAATCCCTGTAAGCGTAATTACCGGAGTCATTGCTCCTGTGCTTGAAATCTTATAGATATAAGAATCTGCAGCGGTTGAAGAAATGGTGTAAACGTTGGATTTATATGAAACAGTGTTTCCAATCTGTCCGTTTGGAACGCTGATTTCAGTTTTACTGTCGTTAGAAGTGTTGATATATGTAATCTTATTTCCATATCCTGATGAAGCGTTCTGTACGAAAATATTTCCTCCTGCTTCCACTATTTTGTCAGAGACATCAGTCATGCTGATTTTGCTTACAAATGAATAGTCAGAAGCTTTATATTTCGTTACACTTTGAGTATGCGCAGTGAAATTGGTATTGGAAACGTAGATAAAGTCGCTGGTAAAAGTAATTCCTCTTGGATTATCAATCTGATCTGTAATAACAGCCAATTTCTTGAATGTATAACGGTCTACTACTACAATTTTATTTGAGTTATTCAATACAAGATAAGCCTTATTTCCGTTAAGACCAATGGTCTGCAAAACATCCCCCAGAATCTCTTTATTGTTATTGTATCCATACACATCATCCTGCTTCATGCTTAAATCTCTTGTCAGGAATGTTACTTTAGCTCCCTGGCTGTTGAAGTTCCCTTCATTAGAGATAAAATACCCGTTCTGATAAGTGATTGGAGAGATCTCCACTTCCGTAGAATCACTTGTACATGAAGAAATGTTAAACAATAACACTACTGCAAATAATACAGTTAAAAGTTTAGTTATTTTCATATCTATTCAATTTTAATTTTTAAAAATGTATTGCGGCATACACACTATAATTTCTTTTCGGTAATGGATAGAAAGAAACTGTTTTATAGTAAGTATCCGTAAGATTATTCACTTTAAACCCTAAGGTATATTTTTTTGCTAACGTTGCAGAGGCCCCCATATTTAAAAGGAAATAAGGATCTATAGCCTCTGATCTCTTTTCATCACTTGTGGTATAGGTAACCCCGTTCAGGAGTGCCTGCGCAAAAAATTTAAAGAAACCGTATTCATAATCCAAACTCACATTTCCTCTGTGCATAGGAACATAAGGTCTTTGCAGTTTCGTTTCCTTATCAATAGACTTTGCATAGTAATATCCTGCATTAGCTTGGATTTTATGCCTCCCTATCTGTTTGCTGAAAGACAGCTGAGATTCCAGTCCGTAAGATTCGGATTTGTTGACATTGTATGCCTGCCAGTAGCCTAAAGCAGTGGGAAGCCATACAATAAGATCGGTAATATGCATATAATAAGGGGACAGAGTAAGCTTGAAATCTCCTGCTTCGAACTCATTCGTCATATCTACCTGGGTAGAGGTTTCAGGCCTCAGATCTTTATTTCCTCCCGGTTCATAATAAATATCATTGAAGGACGGAAATCTAAAGTTTTTTGACACATTCACACTTACATCATACCATTTTGCGGCCCTCCATTTTCCGGAGAATGAGTACATCAATGGTGATTTCACATCTTCTACAAAATCTTTCTTGAATCCTCCTTCAAAACGAAGATCTTTCGCAGCAAAATACCTCACTAGCCCTGATATTGAACCCACATTTCTGCTGACATCGGATATTCCGCTTTGATATCCTTCTCCTTTGTTCAATTGAAATTCTCCGATGATATTAAAATTCCACTTTGAATTCAGAAAATAATTGAAATCATTTTTAAAGATATAATTTTTTCCTGTTCCTCCGCTTGATTTAGGCTGGTTCAAAGAACCAAAGTACTGAAAATTCTCTTCCGTGTAGGCTGCTTTAAGGGAGTTGCTGAACTTTGTTTTGTTCCAGTCCCAGGAAAGAAGGCTTCTTATGCTCTGCGTTTTATATTTCGTTTTTGTTCCGGTTTCCTCGTATACGGGATAGTGCTGTGAAGAATCAAAAAACTGGCTCTGCCATGATATTTTGTGATCATTCGTTACTTTATAGGACGCGCCTACATTGAATGCTGTATTGTAATAATTTCCGTTCCTGTTGATGTAATTCAGGTCGCTTACCTCATAATTATTTTCGCTTACAGAATAATTTCCGGAAGCCTTAAAACTGAACTTATCATTACTGTAAGAACCTTTTACAAAATGATTATAGGTATTGAAAGAAGCCACTTCTGAAAATACGGAACCATGGAAACCTTTATTAAAATCAAGGGTATTATTAAGGTGGATACTTCCCCCGATAGCACCACTTCCGTAGATTACACTTCCTCCACCGGCTTTTATTCCGATCTGATCATACCCGAACAAAGCTATATTATTGATATCTCCCTGACCTAAAAAATTAGAGTTGATATTAATTCCGTTCCACACAAAAGCGGTCTGCTGCGCGGTAGTTCCTCTGAAAGAAGGTGATGAAACAGCGCCGCGGCCATTTTCTTTGATAAAAACCTGTGACTGAAATCTGAGGAGTTCTGAAAGATTGCTGGAATTTTTCTCGGTATCTTCCGCTGAAATTGTTTTTACAGGATGAAAAAGCTTCACCCTATTCATCTGATTGTCGAAAACATAAACAGTATCTATGGCTTTCTCTTGTCCAAAAAGAAAGGAGCCATAAGATGAAAAAAGCAGTACTAAAGATCTTTTTATACCCATACTTTTTTACTTTTCCTCCGAAAGCAATATGTTTTTTAATTACAATTCTGGCAGGTCTCCTGACTTTCGCATTCTGCGCCTTCCCGTTTTTAAACAGTGGCTTTTTGCAGAAACTTTTGATGCGATTTACAGTTGCGGGGACAGTCCGGGAGTTACACCCGATTCCCTTTTCATTCCAAAATACTGGAAACCAAAATTTTTGCAAAGATAGTTTTTTATATGTATTTGCCAAAAAACCATCTTAACCTAAAAAAACTAACGATTTACTCCTATCAAAAAGAACAGCCGCTTTCATTACTGAAAACGGCCATTCATCCCACTACTTTACTAATTTATTTATGTTATTTTTTAATCAATTTAAAGCTCTCCTGTTTTCCTCCTTTCACAGAGTATTGCAGCACATAATCTCCTTTTGGCAAGGATGAAACATCAATCTGTCCTTCAACAGTATTGAATGTTTTCACCCTTTGTCCAACCAAATTATAAATTTCAGCTTTCTCTATTTTTCCTGTTCCTTTAAAGTAGAGCACATCAGCTACCGGGTTTGGATAAATAACAGTACTGTTTTTCTCTTTCATGGTATCATTCACGGACAAAAATCCTGTGATATCCAGATAAAAAGCGATTATCTGGCCTGAAGCGTTCGTTCCTGTTCCGGCAATTTTCTTTCCGTCCTGTGAAATAGCCAAAGGAAGTCCCATGGTTACTCCATTGGTTGAAATTCCTAAGGATACAGCATAATCGTTCAGGTTGATCCTTCCGGTGGATGAATTCCAGATAAAACCTTCTCCCGACATAGGAGGAGCCCCGAATGCTCTGTAATACCCAATCACCGTTTTCCCGTCTGCTGAAATTCCCGTTGCTCCTCCTTTAAAACTGAATGAAGCATTAGGATGCGTTATATAGGTAAGTCCGCTTGTAGCATTCCACACATAAGGATTAGGGTTTGCGGCCCCAATGATGGTCGTTCCGTCGGCGGAAATTCCCCCTGCTTCTCCTACATTATTTCCATTATTATCTGTAATAAAACTTTCTACGCCATCCTGCCATTTTGCCCCGCTTCTGGTACCTGTAGGTTCATCCTGCCATCCTACAATCACCGTGCCTGCAGCATTGATTGCGTTGGCTCTGGAGCTTCTTCCGGCCACCATACTTCCCAGATCTACCATTCCGTTTGCTTCATCCCATTTTACCGCGTGTGCATTTGCTGCCGTGAGGTAGCCGAGTCCTACAACGGTACTTCCATTGGTAGTCATTCCCCAGGTAGAACTTACGCTTCCATCCCATCCGGTGGGAACAAGTCCTCCTCTGTTTACCCATGTGGAGGAAGCTACATCGTAAGTGGAGATTTCATTGAATCCCGTTGCAGCATTGGTAACAGAAGAAGAGATTTTAGTTCCGTCATTGGAAACAACTGTTCTTCCGGCAGCCGGATATCCGTTTGATATTGACCCTATCTGTACAAGTCCTGCCGCAGCATCCCATTTGTAAATTCCTCCTGCACTTGTATGCATACTTACTACTCCATTATCCGAAACTGCACCTACATTATAATTTCCCAAACCGATTACAGTAAGCTGGGCTTCTGCCAACCCAACATTCAGGAAAAAACAAGCGGCCAATATTTTCATTGACATTCTGTAAAAATTTTTCATATTTTATTATATTTAGGCTTTCGAATTGGTGAAAACAATATTAAAACAATATTTACCCTATCCCAAGAAATTGACTTTCATAATTCGTGAATTTTAAAAGAATTTAATTTTCAAAACACTAATAAACAGACAGATACAAAACACTATTTTGAATATGGATTTTACCCGGATTATTCAAAAAAACACAAAAAACAAATTATTTACTCAACAGTTATTCCACAATTGCAGAAGAAATCTTGTGTTTCTCTTCCTATGCTGCTCGTTTATGGTCAGTGCACAGTCTGGTCCGGACTTTACTATTTTAGCTGATAAAGCTTTTCTTAAGCTCTATCAGAATTCTGACGAATGCATCAGCTATACCCAGGGAATTCTCGTCAGTGATCAGAATAGCGAACATAAAATGATGCTCCAGAATATCATTTCACAGGCGTATGCTATGAAGGGCGATTATGTACAATCTGTGAATATTTTCGCTCAAAATGAAAATACGGATCAGGAAACCGGATTCTCTTATTTTATGCAGGTTTTCAGTGATTATAATCTTGCAGACCAGTATCAAAACTTAGGCTTGTATAATCAGTCAAAAAGAATTATCGGTCATCTTCTATCTGATCAGCGATTGCTGAAAAGTAGTGATCCGGCTTTGAGAATTACCACTGCAAAACTGTACCAGCTTCAGGCTTTAAATTCAGGAATCAACAGGGATTATCCCAAGGCACTACAAAATCTTGGTAAAAGCAATCAATATCTGAGCGACCGTAATGAAGAAAATGGAATTATAAAAATGGAAAACATGATTTTCCGGTGTTCATATCTGCTGAAACAAAATAAAACTGTAGAATATAAAATACTGATAGATCGTATTATTTCGGAACTTGAATCTCAAAAAAACAAGCCTTTTCTGCTGGGATTGGCTTACGAAAACCTGTCTCAATATTATTTTCTGAAGCAGGAATATGCTACAGCGATTGAAAAGCTGGAAACCGGACTTGCGTTAATTGAAAACCTGCCTTTTAACAATTTAAAAATTAAAATCTATGAATCATTATCCCGGAATTACTACGCGGTTCATAATGATGAAAAATACCATCAGTATAACAAGATTCATAATGATTTAAAAGCAAAAACGGATTCAACTTCAAAAGAAGGAATACGATATCTTGTAAAACTTGTTGAAACCAGCCAGAATAAAAATCTTGAATTCCAAAAGCATACACTTGTAAGGTCTTCATGGTATTTGATCCTTATTTTATCATTGATTCTTTTGGCTCTGTTTACCTATCTTTTGTTCATTAAAAGTAAAAATAAAGACTTAAAAAAACAGTTTGATTTCTTTGAAAAGCAGATCAGACAGAATCCCCAGCCGGTTATTGTAAACAAAGCAGCTAAAGCAACAAAGGATGCCGGTTCTGCAAAAATATCTAAAGAAAAAGAAGATGAAATTCTCCAAAAGCTTGAGGAATTTGAAAAATCCGATGGCTATCTGAATAAAAACATGTCTTTATCCCTGCTTTCTTCACAAATGGAAGTGAATACAAAATATCTTTCGGAGGTCATTAACAGTAAGGAAAAAAATTTTAACGGATATATTAATAAACTCAGGATCAATCATATTGTACAGCTATTAAGGAATGATCCTGCTTTTCTTAATTATAAGGTAAGCTATCTTGCAGCATATTCCGGATTTTCCTCACACAGTGCCTTTACAACCGTTTTCAAATCGGTTACCGGAATGTCTCCGAATGCCTATATCCAGGAAATCAGTAAAACAAAAGCCGTATGAAACGATTGATAAAGATATTACCTCTGTTCCTTGTATTCTTTTGTAATTTCACGAAGGCACAAAAGACACCAGACAGTGTCTTAATAAAAAAGGCAAAACTTGAAATATATGATAATCCCGATCATACAATTAAAATAGGACAACAGTTATTAAAAAATTCTCCGGACGTAAAGACCTCCATTACTCTTTACATGCTTCTTTCTACGGCTAATATTGCAAAAAGGAATTTTGAAGCATCTTTACAATATATTTTAAAAGCGAAAGAACTTTCCCAAAAAACCAATGATCCCAAGAGTCAGGCCGGTGTTCTCATTTCGGTTGCCATCCAGTATCAGCAAATGGAGCTTTTCAGCAAGTGCCTTGAAACACTGAATGAAGCTGAGATTTATATCGAAAAAATTCCTGAAAAAAATCCTGAAAAATATATTGAAACTGCCGCAAGCTACGCAATTAGAGGAATGGTTTATAAAAGCCAGTCGAATTCGGAAATTGCTTTGGAAAAATTTCTGATTTCGATACAGAATTATGAAAAGGTTCCGATGAAGAAAACAACTTATTCCAATATGAGTGTGGTATATTATAATATCGGATATTGCTATCTTAATCTTAATCAGATTGACAAAGCACAGGAAGCTTTCCTGCAGTCTGTTAATGATGCCCGGAAAAATTCTGCTAAAAGCCTGGAAGCATTCGCCTTGAAAGGAATTGCTGAAATACACAAACAAAAATATGAAAATCAATCTGCAATAAACCTTTTGCTAAAAGCTGAACATCTCTGCAAAAATACAGGAGATATTACGCTGAATGAAGGTCTTTATAAGGAATTAGCCGATAATTATCTTGCCATGGGACAGCAGAATCTCTATCAGCAGTATAATAAAAAATACCTCGAAATGCGTTTCCAAATAAAGCAGAATGAGTTGAAATCTATTAATCAGGTCATCGATAATCATAATAAGGAAACCACTTTAAAAAGTGAAAAACTAAAGTCTTATTACCGTTACCTTGAAATGAGCGCGGTTCTGCTGGGAGGTATTTTTATCATTATTCTTTTATATTTTATCCTAAAGATCAGAAAACAGAATAAAAGGTTTCATAAAGAAATACAGCAAATGATAAGGAACCCATAGATGATGAAAGCAAAAAAACATTCCGGAATGGAATGTTTTTTTATATTCTGCAATTTTTATTTTATTTACCTATAACCTCTGTAATTGGGTTTCCTACGTTACCGCTTGGGAACTGGATTTTCAATAGAGAAGAGACTGTAGGGGCAATATCGGTCATATGATATTCTTTATTGCTTTCTCCCTGCTTCACTCCCCATCCCATAAAGATTAACGGAATATGTGAATCATAAGAATTCCAAACGCTGTGCGTAGTTCCTGTTTTTGAATAAGGCGGAAGCATAGAATCATGAGAAATTAACTGGATATCTCCACTCCTCTGTCTGTTGATCCCGTTGATAATTCTTTGTTTGATTGGCTCCGGAATGCTTGACTCCTGCACTTTGTCTACAGAAACGGCATATAAAACCGTAGGATCTTTTTCAATTTCTTTTACCGCAAAGTTTCTTACATCATCTAATTCAAGCTTGCTTTCTGCCAATACCTTTCTGTCAAAATAAACCTGATAGTTGTCAATCGCATTCACCAATTTATCTGCGCCGAATTTTTCTTTCAGCTTTTGGTTCAGATTCTTTTCAGCATCTTCACCGAAGAAACCTGTAGGGATTTTATGTTCTTTAAGGAATCCTACAGAATGTGCCCCTCCGTGGTCAGCAGAAAGAAAGACGGTGTACTCTCCTTTTCCTACCTTTGAATCAAGATATTTAAAGAATTCTGCTAAATCCTGGTCTAATCTGATGTACACATCTTCTACTTCAATAGAATTCGGCCCGAATTTATGACCGGCATAATCTGTAGAGGCAAGGTTGATCGCTAAAAAATCTGTGATAGTATCTCCTCCCAGCTTTTCACCTTCTACAGAAGCTTCTGCCAACTTCAATGTGAGTGTATTTCCGAAAGGCGTATAACGGATATTGTCTTTTTTAGCCTGATAATCCTTTGCCAGGTTGCTGTAAGGGAAAGTAGGTGTTTTTGCACTTCCCAGCAGACCTTCCCAGGGAGAATTGTCCGGTGCGCTTTCTGTATATTCATTGATGGGAAGTAAGGTATTCCAGCCGTTAGCAACTAATTTTTCAGGAAGATTCTGAGAATTGAATGATTTTACCCACTGAGGAAGATCATTCATGTACCATGTGCTGGTAATGAAATTTCCTGTGCTGTCATCAAACCAGAAAGCTCCGTTTGGCGTGTGTCCAGCCGGAAGAATAGAGGCACGGTCTTTCAGAGAAACCCCTACTACTTTTCCCTGGAAGTTGGTAGCCAGCCTCAATTCGTCTGTAACTGTAGTAGACCAAAGGTTTTTCGGAGAGTGACTTCCTATTTTTGTATTGGTAGTTCCTACGGGCTGAACGCTCTCATCCGCAGTACAGTATACTCCTTTACCTGTTTCCTTATCTGTCCAGTCGTTTCCTGCAATTCCGTGAAT of the Chryseobacterium aureum genome contains:
- a CDS encoding T9SS type A sorting domain-containing protein produces the protein MKNFYRMSMKILAACFFLNVGLAEAQLTVIGLGNYNVGAVSDNGVVSMHTSAGGIYKWDAAAGLVQIGSISNGYPAAGRTVVSNDGTKISSSVTNAATGFNEISTYDVASSTWVNRGGLVPTGWDGSVSSTWGMTTNGSTVVGLGYLTAANAHAVKWDEANGMVDLGSMVAGRSSRANAINAAGTVIVGWQDEPTGTRSGAKWQDGVESFITDNNGNNVGEAGGISADGTTIIGAANPNPYVWNATSGLTYITHPNASFSFKGGATGISADGKTVIGYYRAFGAPPMSGEGFIWNSSTGRINLNDYAVSLGISTNGVTMGLPLAISQDGKKIAGTGTNASGQIIAFYLDITGFLSVNDTMKEKNSTVIYPNPVADVLYFKGTGKIEKAEIYNLVGQRVKTFNTVEGQIDVSSLPKGDYVLQYSVKGGKQESFKLIKK
- a CDS encoding TonB-dependent receptor plug domain-containing protein; amino-acid sequence: MGIKRSLVLLFSSYGSFLFGQEKAIDTVYVFDNQMNRVKLFHPVKTISAEDTEKNSSNLSELLRFQSQVFIKENGRGAVSSPSFRGTTAQQTAFVWNGININSNFLGQGDINNIALFGYDQIGIKAGGGSVIYGSGAIGGSIHLNNTLDFNKGFHGSVFSEVASFNTYNHFVKGSYSNDKFSFKASGNYSVSENNYEVSDLNYINRNGNYYNTAFNVGASYKVTNDHKISWQSQFFDSSQHYPVYEETGTKTKYKTQSIRSLLSWDWNKTKFSNSLKAAYTEENFQYFGSLNQPKSSGGTGKNYIFKNDFNYFLNSKWNFNIIGEFQLNKGEGYQSGISDVSRNVGSISGLVRYFAAKDLRFEGGFKKDFVEDVKSPLMYSFSGKWRAAKWYDVSVNVSKNFRFPSFNDIYYEPGGNKDLRPETSTQVDMTNEFEAGDFKLTLSPYYMHITDLIVWLPTALGYWQAYNVNKSESYGLESQLSFSKQIGRHKIQANAGYYYAKSIDKETKLQRPYVPMHRGNVSLDYEYGFFKFFAQALLNGVTYTTSDEKRSEAIDPYFLLNMGASATLAKKYTLGFKVNNLTDTYYKTVSFYPLPKRNYSVYAAIHF
- a CDS encoding tetratricopeptide repeat protein, yielding MKRLIKILPLFLVFFCNFTKAQKTPDSVLIKKAKLEIYDNPDHTIKIGQQLLKNSPDVKTSITLYMLLSTANIAKRNFEASLQYILKAKELSQKTNDPKSQAGVLISVAIQYQQMELFSKCLETLNEAEIYIEKIPEKNPEKYIETAASYAIRGMVYKSQSNSEIALEKFLISIQNYEKVPMKKTTYSNMSVVYYNIGYCYLNLNQIDKAQEAFLQSVNDARKNSAKSLEAFALKGIAEIHKQKYENQSAINLLLKAEHLCKNTGDITLNEGLYKELADNYLAMGQQNLYQQYNKKYLEMRFQIKQNELKSINQVIDNHNKETTLKSEKLKSYYRYLEMSAVLLGGIFIIILLYFILKIRKQNKRFHKEIQQMIRNP
- a CDS encoding YncE family protein, yielding MKITKLLTVLFAVVLLFNISSCTSDSTEVEISPITYQNGYFISNEGNFNSQGAKVTFLTRDLSMKQDDVYGYNNNKEILGDVLQTIGLNGNKAYLVLNNSNKIVVVDRYTFKKLAVITDQIDNPRGITFTSDFIYVSNTNFTAHTQSVTKYKASDYSFVSKISMTDVSDKIVEAGGNIFVQNASSGYGNKITYINTSNDSKTEISVPNGQIGNTVSYKSNVYTISSTAADSYIYKISSTGAMTPVITLTGIPNATNLQIDNDKIYFSSANKVYTTSLATPAIPSAPLLTAADGGPYFTLYGFNVIDGRIFASDVKQFTAESEMIIYSATTGSKMVTLKTGGLGANGTVLNP
- a CDS encoding helix-turn-helix domain-containing protein; amino-acid sequence: MVSAQSGPDFTILADKAFLKLYQNSDECISYTQGILVSDQNSEHKMMLQNIISQAYAMKGDYVQSVNIFAQNENTDQETGFSYFMQVFSDYNLADQYQNLGLYNQSKRIIGHLLSDQRLLKSSDPALRITTAKLYQLQALNSGINRDYPKALQNLGKSNQYLSDRNEENGIIKMENMIFRCSYLLKQNKTVEYKILIDRIISELESQKNKPFLLGLAYENLSQYYFLKQEYATAIEKLETGLALIENLPFNNLKIKIYESLSRNYYAVHNDEKYHQYNKIHNDLKAKTDSTSKEGIRYLVKLVETSQNKNLEFQKHTLVRSSWYLILILSLILLALFTYLLFIKSKNKDLKKQFDFFEKQIRQNPQPVIVNKAAKATKDAGSAKISKEKEDEILQKLEEFEKSDGYLNKNMSLSLLSSQMEVNTKYLSEVINSKEKNFNGYINKLRINHIVQLLRNDPAFLNYKVSYLAAYSGFSSHSAFTTVFKSVTGMSPNAYIQEISKTKAV
- the pafA gene encoding alkaline phosphatase PafA; protein product: MLRNISIAAATFLSVVTINAQKNRNTQLERPKLVVGLVVDQMRWDYLYRFYGKYGNDGFKRLLNTGYSLNNVHIPYVPTITALGHTCIYTGSVPAIHGIAGNDWTDKETGKGVYCTADESVQPVGTTNTKIGSHSPKNLWSTTVTDELRLATNFQGKVVGVSLKDRASILPAGHTPNGAFWFDDSTGNFITSTWYMNDLPQWVKSFNSQNLPEKLVANGWNTLLPINEYTESAPDNSPWEGLLGSAKTPTFPYSNLAKDYQAKKDNIRYTPFGNTLTLKLAEASVEGEKLGGDTITDFLAINLASTDYAGHKFGPNSIEVEDVYIRLDQDLAEFFKYLDSKVGKGEYTVFLSADHGGAHSVGFLKEHKIPTGFFGEDAEKNLNQKLKEKFGADKLVNAIDNYQVYFDRKVLAESKLELDDVRNFAVKEIEKDPTVLYAVSVDKVQESSIPEPIKQRIINGINRQRSGDIQLISHDSMLPPYSKTGTTHSVWNSYDSHIPLIFMGWGVKQGESNKEYHMTDIAPTVSSLLKIQFPSGNVGNPITEVIGK